Proteins from a genomic interval of Arvicola amphibius chromosome 10, mArvAmp1.2, whole genome shotgun sequence:
- the Son gene encoding protein SON isoform X4: protein MAADIEQVFRSFVVSKFREIQQELSSGRSEGQLNGETNAPIEGSQTGDPAASARSLPNEEIVQKIEEVLSGVLDTELRYKTDLKEASRKSRCVSVQTDPTDEVPTKKSKKHKKHKNKKKKKKKEKEKKYKNQPEEAESKLKSHHDRNVDLESDSFLKFDSEPSAAVALEHPVRVFGLSEARETPLVLEPPVGSVEAQESHALETLKPPTKTAELSVGSTSVISEQPEQPVSVTMEPSTTKSLDSFAAAPVPMSTAVLKSPEPVVTMSVEYQKSVLKSLETAPPEISKTTLVELPIVAKVLEPPETLMIVSEIPTEVHPEPSPSTMDFPESSTTDALRLPEQPVEAPSEIADSSVTRPQESVELPKTTAVDLQESLVASALELPGPPATSMLELQGPPVTPVLELPGPSATPVAELSGPLSTPVPELPGPPATVVPELPGPSVTPVPQLLQELPGPPAPSLGLEPPQEVPEPPVMAQELPGVPAVSAAMELTGQPAVTVAMELTEQPVTTTEFEQPVAMTSVEHPGHPEVTTATGLLGQPETMVLELPGQPVATTGLELSGQPSVTGVPELSGLPSATRALELSGQPVATGALELPGQLMATGALEFSGQSGAAGALELLGQPLATGVLELPGQPGAPELPGQPVATVALEISVQSVVTTSELSTMTVSQSLEVPSTTALESYNTVAQELPSTLVGETSVTVGVDPLMAQESHMLASNTMDTHMLASNTMDSQMLASNTMDSQMLASNTMDSQMLASSTMDSQMLASSTMDSQMLATSSMDSQMLATSSMDSQMLATSSMDSQMLATSSMDSQMLATSSMDSQMLATSSMDSQMLATSSMDSQMLATSSMDSQMLATSSMDSQMLASGAMDSQMLASGTMDAQMLASGTMDAQMLASSTQDSAMMGSKSPDPYRLAQDPYRLAQDPYRLGHDPYRLGHDAYRLGQDPYRLGHDPYRLTPDPYRMSPRPYRIAPRSYRIAPRPYRLAPRPLMLASRRSMMMSYAAERSMMSSYERSMMSYERSMMSPMAERSMMSAYERSMMSAYERSMMSPMAERSMMSAYERSMMSAYERSMMSPMADRSMMSMGADRSMMSSYSAADRSMMSSYSAADRSMMSSYTDRSMMSMAADSYTDSYADSYTEAYMVPPLPPEEPPTMPPLPPEEPPMTPPLPPEEPPEGPALSGEQSVLTAENTWSTEVTLPTEESVSQPEPPVSQSEISEPLAVPANYSVSESETSMLASEAIMTVPEPAQDPESSVIATPVESAVVAEHEMVTERPVTYMVSETTISAEQTVLSEPSVMSETSETYDSMRPSGHAISEVSMSLLEPAVTISQPAESSLELPSMAVPAPPTMTTPESPAVAVPELSAVANQELPIMVVPETPTVAVSEPPAVTAPDPSAMTAPELSSMPVLEPPVVVPEVPALADPEHATTAGSGVSSLEPSVPILEPAVSVVQPVMVVSEPCVPVQEPTVAISEPAVTVSEHSQVISSEMALEPSPPIVESSVFPSHVIKERNLLSGDQSFGQEVGMQEILLHSGEEPHDGGHLKSDLYENEYDRNTNLTVNSHSIAKDDTVCSAAIGPVGETSEERIMPVEAKEVTELDTCPAVSEADAGRSLSSQLVLEPDTTGTSKGLEFVTASVPSLDSKYDGDVSLTTQDTEHDMVISTSPSGGSEADIEGPLPAKDIHLDLPSANLVCKDTEDSFPIKESDQTVAVALSPKESSEDKEVPPPNKETVPDSGYPASIDEINEADLVRPLLPKDMERLTSLRAGIEGPLLASEVERDRLAASPVVISIPERASESSSEEKDDYEIFVKVKDTHEKSKKNKNRDKGEKEKKRDSSLRSRSKRSKSSEHKSRKRTSESRSRARKRSSKSKSHRSQTRSRSRSRRRRRSSRSRSKSRGRRSVSKEKRKRSPKHRSKSRERKRKRSSSRDNRKTVRARSRTPSRRSRSHTPSRRRRSRSVGRRRSFSISPSRRSRTPSRRSRTPSRRSRTPSRRSRTPSRRSRTPSRRSRTPSRRRRSRSVVRRRSFSISPVRLRRSRTPLRRRFSRSPLRRKRSRSSERGRSPKRLTDLDKAQLLEIAKANAAAMCAKAGVPLPPNLKPAPPPTIEEKVAKKSGGATIEELTEKCKQIAQSKEDDDVIVNKPHVSDEEEEEPPFYHHPFKLSEPKPIFFNLNIAAAKPTPPKSQVTLTKEFPVSSGSQHRKKEADSVYGEWVPVEKDGEENKDDDNVFSSSLPSEPVDISTAMSERALAQKRLSENAFDLEAMSMLNRAQERIDAWAQLNSIPGQFTGSTGVQVLTQEQLANTGAQAWIKKGQILVAVFLPRSVPAVLFTTLLLPRPRYVNI, encoded by the exons ACTTGAAGGAGGCCTCCAGAAAAAGTAGATGTGTATCTGTACAAACAGATCCTACTGATGAAGTTCCTAccaaaaagtcaaagaaacataaaaagcacaaaaacaaaaagaagaaaaagaagaaagaaaaggaaaaaaaatataaaaatcaaccaGAAGAAGCTGAGTCCAAGTTGAAATCTCATCATGACAGGAATGTTGATCTAGAGTCtgattcctttttaaagtttgattCTGAACCTTCAGCAGCAGTGGCACTGGAACATCCTGTAAGAGTATTTGGCTTATCTGAGGCCCGTGAAACCCCTTTAGTGCTAGAACCTCCAGTAGGATCAGTGGAGGCTCAGGAGTCACATGCTTTAGAGACTCTGAAGCCTCCTACAAAAACTGCAGAACTGTCTGTTGGATCTACATCAGTAATCTCAGAGCAGCCTGAACAGCCTGTGTCAGTTACAATGGAACCCTCAACGACCAAGAGTCTGGATTCCTTTGCAGCAGCACCAGTGCCTATGTCAACAGCAGTGCTGAAGTCACCTGAGCCCGTTGTAACAATGTCAGTGGAGTATCAGAAGTCTGTGCTGAAATCTTTGGAGACTGCGCCTCCAGAGATATCAAAGACCACGCTGGTAGAGCTTCCCATAGTAGCAAAAGTGCTTGAGCCACCAGAAACCCTCATGATAGTATCAGAGATACCTACTGAGGTGCACCCTGAACCAAGCCCATCAACAATGGATTTTCCAGAGTCATCTACAACTGATGCACTAAGATTGCCAGAGCAGCCTGTAGAAGCACCATCGGAGATTGCGGATTCATCCGTGACAAGACCTCAGGAGTCAGTGGAGCTGCCTAAGACCACAGCGGTGGATCTGCAGGAGTCGTTGGTGGCCTCAGCCCTGGAGTTGCCGGGGCCACCTGCGACCTCCATGCTGGAGTTGCAGGGGCCCCCTGTGACTCCAGTGCTGGAGTTGCCTGGGCCCTCTGCCACCCCGGTGGCAGAGTTGTCAGGGCCCCTTTCCACCCCAGTGCCTGAGTTGCCAGGGCCCCCTGCGACAGTAGTGCCTGAGTTGCCGGGGCCCTCTGTGACACCAGTGCCACAGTTGTTGCAGGAATTGCCCGGGCCTCCAGCACCATCCTTGGGGTTGGAGCCACCACAGGAGGTACCAGAGCCGCCTGTGATGGCACAGGAGTTGCCAGGGGTGCCTGCAGTGTCAGCGGCAATGGAATTGACAGGGCAGCCTGCAGTAACAGTAGCAATGGAGTTGACCGAACAGCCTGTGACGACGACAGAGTTCGAGCAGCCCGTGGCGATGACATCGGTGGAACATCCTGGGCATCCTGAGGTGACAACAGCAACAGGGTTGCTGGGGCAGCCGGAGACGATGGTGCTGGAGTTGCCAGGACAACCAGTGGCAACCACAGGTCTGGAGTTGTCTGGGCAGCCTTCAGTGACTGGGGTGCCAGAGTTGTCGGGGCTGCCTTCGGCAACTAGGGCACTGGAGTTGTCAGGGCAGCCTGTGGCAACTGGGGCACTGGAGTTGCCTGGGCAGCTCATGGCAACTGGGGCACTGGAGTTCTCAGGGCAGTCTGGGGCAGCTGGAGCACTGGAGCTTTTGGGGCAGCCCCTGGCAACAGGGGTGCTGGAGTTACCAGGGCAGCCTGGGGCGCCAGAGTTGCCTGGGCAGCCTGTGGCAACTGTGGCGCTGGAGATCTCTGTTCAGTCTGTGGTGACAACATCGGAGCTGTCAACGATGACCGTGTCGCAGTCTCTGGAGGTGCCCTCGACGACAGCGCTGGAATCCTATAATACGGTAGCACAGGAGCTGCCTTCTACATTGGTGGGGGAGACTTCTGTAACAGTAGGAGTGGATCCCTTGATGGCCCAAGAATCCCATATGTTAGCTTCTAACACCATGGATACCCATATGTTAGCATCCAACACCATGGACTCCCAAATGCTAGCATCCAACACTATGGATTCTCAGATGCTAGCATCTAATACCATGGATTCACAGATGTTAGCATCTAGCACCATGGACTCCCAGATGTTAGCCTCTAGCACAATGGACTCCCAGATGTTAGCAACTAGCTCCATGGACTCCCAGATGTTAGCAACCAGCAGTATGGACTCCCAGATGTTAGCAACCAGTTCCATGGACTCCCAGATGTTAGCAACCAGCAGTATGGACTCCCAGATGTTAGCAACCAGCTCCATGGACTCCCAGATGTTAGCGACCAGCAGTATGGACTCCCAGATGTTAGCGACCAGCAGTATGGACTCCCAGATGTTAGCGACCAGCAGTATGGACTCCCAGATGTTAGCAACCAGTTCCATGGACTCCCAAATGTTAGCATCTGGTGCTATGGATTCTCAAATGCTAGCTTCTGGCACCATGGATGCTCAGATGTTAGCATCTGGTACTATGGATGCCCAAATGTTAGCATCTAGTACCCAAGATTCTGCTATGATGGGTTCAAAATCTCCTGATCCTTATAGGTTAGCTCAGGATCCTTACAGATTAGCTCAGGATCCCTATAGGTTGGGTCATGACCCCTATAGGTTAGGGCATGATGCTTACAGGTTAGGACAGGACCCCTATAGGTTAGGCCATGATCCCTACAGACTAACTCCTGATCCCTATAGGATGTCACCCAGACCATACAGAATAGCACCCAGGTCCTATAGAATAGCACCTAGGCCATACAGATTAGCACCCAGACCCTTGATGTTAGCATCTAGACGTTCTATGATGATGTCCTATGCTGCAGAACGTTCCATGATGTCATCTTATGAGCGCTCTATGATGTCTTACGAACGCTCCATGATGTCCCCCATGGCTGAGCGCTCTATGATGTCAGCCTATGAGCGCTCTATGATGTCAGCTTATGAGCGCTCCATGATGTCACCTATGGCTGAGCGCTCTATGATGTCAGCTTATGAACGCTCTATGATGTCAGCTTACGAACGCTCCATGATGTCCCCTATGGCTGATCGATCTATGATGTCCATGGGTGCCGACCGGTCCATGATGTCATCGTACTCTGCAGCCGACCGATCTATGATGTCATCCTACTCTGCAGCTGACCGATCTATGATGTCATCTTACACTGATCGATCAATGATGTCTATGGCAGCTGATTCTTACACTGATTCTTACGCTGATTCCTATACAGAGGCATATATGGTgcctcctttgcctcctgaagaACCCCCAACAATGCCACCATTACCACCTGAGGAACCACCAATGACGCCACCATTGCCTCCTGAGGAACCACCAGAGGGTCCGGCATTATCCGGTGAACAGTCGGTATTAACAGCTGAGAATACTTGGTCTACAGAGGTGACATTACCTACTGAAGAATCTGTATCACAGCCTGAGCCTCCTGTGAGTCAAAGTGAGATTTCAGAGCCTTTGGCAGTACCTGCTAATTATTCAGTATCAGAATCTGAGACTTCAATGTTAGCATCAGAGGCTATTATGACTGTTCCAGAACCTGCACAGGACCCAGAGTCTTCAGTCATAGCAACACCAGTTGAGTCTGCAGTTGTAGCAGAGCATGAAATGGTGACAGAGAGACCAGTGACTTACATGGTTTCTGAGACTACCATATCAGCTGAACAAACTGTGCTATCAGAGCCTTCTGTTATGTCGGAGACATCGGAAACATACGATTCCATGAGACCATCAGGACATGCTATTTCAGAGGTATCTATGTCCCTCTTGGAGCCAGCAGTAACTATTTCACAGCCAGCAGAGAGCAGTCTGGAGCTTCCGTCCATGGCTGTCCCAGCACCTCCCACTATGACTACCCCAGAATCTCCTGCTGTTGCCGTCCCAGAACTTTCTGCTGTGGCCAACCAAGAACTTCCCATTATGGTTGTTCCAGAAACCCCCACTGTGGCTGTCTCAGAACCTCCTGCTGTGACTGCCCCAGACCCTTCTGCTATGACTGCTCCAGAACTTTCCTCCATGCCTGTCTTAGAACCTCCTGTGGTTGTCCCAGAGGTTCCAGCTTTGGCTGACCCAGAGCATGCTACAACTGCAGGGTCAGGTGTTTCTTCCCTGGAGCCTTCTGTGCCTATCTTGGAACCAGCAGTATCAGTCGTTCAACCTGTTATGGTTGTTTCAGAACCATGTGTTCCTGTCCAGGAACCTACTGTGGCCATTTCAGAACCTGCTGTCACAGTTTCAGAGCATAGTCAAGTAATATCCTCGGAGATGGCTTTAGAGCCTTCACCACCAATAGTGGAGTCCAGTGTTTTTCCATCACATGTTATCAAAGAAAGGAATTTACTTTCTGGTGATCAAAGTTTTGGTCAAGAGGTTGGCATGCAGGAGATTCTGTTGCATTCAGGTGAAGAGCCACATGATGGAGGGCACTTGAAAAGTGACTTGTATGAAAATGAATATGACAGAAACACAAACCTTACTGTAAACAGTCATTCAATTGCTAAAGATGATACAGTGTGTTCTGCTGCCATTGGTCCTGTTGGTGAAACAAGTGAAGAGAGAATCATGCCTGTTGAGGCTAAGGAAGTCACAGAATTGGATACCTGTCCTGCTGTCAGTGAAGCTGATGCGGGAAGAAGCCTATCTTCTCAACTAGTTCTGGAACCAGATACAACGGGAACTAGTAAGGGGTTGGAATTTGTTACAGCATCTGTTCCCAGTTTAGATAGTAAATATGATGGTGATGTATCTTTAACCACTCAAGATACTGAACATGACATGGTAATTTCCACCAGCCCTAGTGGTGGCAGTGAAGCTGACATAGAGGGACCTTTGCCTGCTAAGGACATTCATCTTGATTTACCATCAGCAAATCTTGTTTGTAAGGATACAGAAGACTCATTTCCCATAAAAGAGAGTGACCAGACAGTAGCAGTTGCTCTTAGTCCTAAAGAAAGCAGTGAAGATAAAGAAGTACCTCCTCCCAATAAAGAAACAGTTCCTGATTCAGGATATCCTGCCAGCATTGATGAGATTAACGAAGCTGACTTAGTGAGACCGTTACTTCCTAAGGACATGGAACGTCTTACAAGCCTTAGAGCTGGCATTGAAGGACCTTTACTTGCAAGTGAAGTTGAACGGGACAGATTGGCTGCCAGTCCAGTTGTAATTAGTATACCAGAAAGAGCCTCAGAGTCATCTTCAGAGGAAAAGGATGACTATGAAATTTTTGTCAAAGTTAAGGACACACatgaaaaaagcaagaaaaataaaaaccgtGACAAAggtgaaaaagagaagaaaagggactCTTCATTAAGGTCTCGGAGTAAGCGCTCCAAGTCTTCTGAACATAAGTCACGCAAGCGCACCAGTGAGTCTCGTTCTAGAGCAAGGAAGAGGTCATCTAAGTCCAAGTCTCATCGTTCTCAAACACGTTCACGATCACGTTCAAGACGCAGGAGGAGGAGTAGCAGATCAAGATCTAAGTCTAGAGGAAGGCGGTCTGTATCAAAAGAGAAACGCAAGAGATCTCCAAAGCACAGGTCCAAGtcgagggaaaggaaaaggaaaagatcaaGCTCCCGGGACAACCGCAAAACAGTTCGGGCTAGGAGTCGAACTCCCAGTCGTCGCAGTCGGAGCCACACTCCTAGTCGTCGGAGAAGGTCTAGATCTGTTGGTAGAAGGAGGAGCTTCAGCATTTCCCCCAGCCGCAGGAGCCGCACCCCCAGCCGCAGGAGCAGAACCCCCAGCCGCAGGAGTCGCACCCCCAGCCGCAGGAGCCGAACCCCCAGCCGCAGGAGCCGAACCCCCAGCCGCAGGAGCCGCACCCCTAGCCGCAGGAGAAGATCAAGGTCTGTGGTAAGAAGACGAAGCTTCAGTATATCACCAGTCAGATTGAGGCGATCAAGAACACCTTTGAGAAGAAGGTTTAGTAGATCTCCCCTTCGTCGTAaaagatccaggtcttctgaaagaggcAGATCACCCAAACGTCTAACAGATTTGG ATAAGGCTCAATTACTTGAGATAGCCAAAGCTAATGCAGCTGCCATGTGTGCTAAGGCTGGTGTTCCTTTACCACCAAACCTAAAGCCTGCCCCTCCACCtacaatagaagagaaagttgctAAAAAGTCTGGAGGAGCTACCATAGAAGAACTAACGGAG aaatgcaaacagaTTGCACAGAGTAAAGAAGATGATGATGTAATAGTGAATAAACCTCATGTTTcggatgaagaggaagaagaacctCCTTTTTATCACCATCCCTTTAAACTCAGTGAACCCAAGCCTATCTTTTTCAATCTGAAT ATTGCTGCAGCAAAACCAACTCCAccaaaaagccaagtaacattAACAAAGGAATTTCCCGTGTCATCTGGATCTCAGCATCGGAAAAAAGAAGCCGATAGTGTTTATGGAGAATGGGTTCCTGTGGAGAAAGATGGTGAAGAAAACAAGGATGACGATAATGTTTTCAGCAGCAGTTTGCCCTCAGAG